Proteins co-encoded in one Candidatus Rokuibacteriota bacterium genomic window:
- the phnA gene encoding phosphonoacetate hydrolase, which produces MTIPARAITVNGRSYRWPARPLVVVCLDGCEPDYIARAVGAGATPYLARLLAAGTSRLAECVVPSFTNPNNLSIVTGVPPAVHGICGNYFYDAEAGAEVLMNDPKYLRAGTILAAFSRAGATVAAVTAKDKLRSLLGAGLAGICFSAERAGDTTEAEHGIADARQFVGRPVPSVYSAELSEFVLAAGVRLTESRTPDILYLSTTDYVQHKHAPGTAEANRFYGMLDGYLARLDGLGATVALTADHGMNAKTDADGAPKVIYLQGLLDRWLGAGRARVILPITDPYVVHHGALGSFATVYLPPGVEAAGVMERMRALPGMECVLDRAEACRRFELPGDRMGDVVAISSRDTVIGTSQDRHDLSGLDVPLRSHGGLSERTVPMLLNRPTPGLDADARLRNFDVFDVALNRT; this is translated from the coding sequence ATGACGATCCCGGCCCGGGCCATCACCGTCAACGGGCGGTCCTATCGCTGGCCCGCTCGGCCGCTCGTGGTCGTCTGCCTGGACGGCTGCGAGCCCGACTACATCGCTCGCGCCGTGGGGGCGGGAGCCACGCCGTATCTGGCGCGCCTCCTGGCCGCCGGCACGAGCCGGCTGGCGGAGTGTGTCGTGCCGAGCTTCACCAACCCGAACAACCTCTCGATCGTCACGGGCGTCCCGCCCGCCGTGCACGGGATCTGCGGCAACTACTTCTACGATGCCGAGGCCGGCGCGGAGGTGCTGATGAACGACCCGAAGTACCTCCGCGCGGGGACCATCCTCGCCGCCTTCTCGCGGGCGGGGGCGACCGTGGCGGCCGTGACCGCCAAGGACAAGCTGCGGAGCCTGCTGGGTGCGGGGCTCGCGGGGATCTGTTTCTCCGCGGAGCGCGCCGGGGACACCACGGAGGCGGAGCACGGGATCGCCGATGCGCGGCAGTTCGTGGGGCGGCCCGTGCCCTCGGTGTACAGCGCCGAGCTGTCGGAGTTCGTCCTCGCCGCGGGTGTGAGGCTCACGGAGTCCCGGACGCCCGACATCCTCTATCTCTCCACCACGGACTACGTCCAGCACAAGCACGCCCCGGGCACGGCGGAGGCCAACCGGTTCTACGGCATGCTGGACGGCTATCTGGCGCGCCTGGACGGACTCGGCGCCACCGTGGCGCTCACGGCGGACCACGGGATGAACGCCAAGACCGACGCCGACGGCGCGCCGAAGGTGATCTACCTCCAGGGCCTGCTGGACCGCTGGCTCGGGGCCGGCCGCGCCCGCGTGATCCTGCCCATCACGGATCCCTATGTCGTCCACCACGGCGCGCTGGGCTCCTTCGCCACCGTTTACCTGCCGCCGGGCGTCGAGGCCGCCGGGGTGATGGAGCGGATGAGGGCGCTGCCCGGGATGGAGTGCGTCCTGGACCGCGCGGAGGCCTGCCGCCGCTTCGAGCTTCCGGGGGACCGCATGGGGGACGTGGTGGCGATCTCCAGCCGGGACACCGTGATCGGCACGAGCCAGGACAGACATGACCTCTCCGGCCTCGACGTGCCGCTCCGCTCCCACGGCGGGCTCTCCGAGCGGACGGTGCCGATGCTCCTGAACCGACCGACACCAGGGCTCGACGCGGACGCGCGGCTCCGGAACTTCGACGTCTTCGACGTGGCGCTCAACCGCACCTGA
- a CDS encoding sigma 54-interacting transcriptional regulator: MSTDHLAELIGESPVLAALRDRVRRMIARQATAPRPRPILIVGETGTGKGLLAQAIHRSGPRAGAPFVPVNCAAIPESLFEAELFGFERGAFTDARQAKAGLLETAHRGTLFLDEVGLMPGALQGKLLDALETGAVRRLGSTRTQNVDVWLLAATNLDLVGAVRAGRFREDLYHRLAVLTVRLPPLRERDGDAVLLAERFLGEACATAGAGAKRLSADARDALRRYPWPGNVRELRNVMDRVAALAEGALVTPSDLALTPDPLSSAEPLPAPRRRPEPSPRPATSHAPDSGDATTLARALEETGWNLSRTAARLGISRHTLRYRIELNRLRRTPADAPPGPPPPAGPTNLPRPLTRFVGRTRELDQVQRLARASRLLTLTGAGGAGKTRLALESAGRLLAEFPDGAWLVELGTLADPALVPRAVAAALRVRDEAAGSPIDTLAEALRDKRLLLVLDNCEHLVGACAEMAAMLLEAGPGVRILATSRQPLDVPGEVIWRVPSLALPPPDRLPPLDELAHSEAVELFLDRAGHVQPGFSVTAENALAVAQICYRLDGMPLAIEMAAASLRVLAVEQINARLHDRFRLLAGRSRNDVPRQHTLRATMEWSHDLLSPDERCLLARLGVFAGPFSLEAAEGVCAGDGIEPSGLLEVLTRLVDQSLVSVSVARGEARYRLLETVRAYAREKLGASGEERALRARHQQWYRAAAALAHRMFEEGAPEAGRLAVLERLEAEHADVLAALAWRDAEREDAEGRLRLGGALWRFWLFTGRRGEGRECLERVLAETPPGVSAARADALTAAGMLARAQGDYAGAAAHHETALAMRQALGDPREVALSLGNLAVVAHDRGEYERATALLEEALPLLAEPGSRFRRAIALNNLGRTARFRGDFARATNLTEEGLRLFRDMGHRYGIAAALHGLADLAQCEGDLERSATLYEESLALRRAVGHQPGIAISLNGLGALARRQGDLARASRLCDESLVLRRALGDRRGVAVSLGSLARIARDEGDLSRAGALCGESLDLHRGLANPVGMAAGLETMAAVAADRGEPIRAAWLLGAATALRETIGAPLSPSARQERDGDAARARAACGDVAFASAWDQGRGAPLERAIAVARGRDAGIGPAGG, translated from the coding sequence ATGAGCACGGATCACCTGGCAGAGCTGATCGGTGAGAGCCCGGTGCTGGCCGCGCTCCGCGATCGTGTGCGCCGCATGATCGCGCGTCAGGCGACGGCCCCGCGGCCCCGTCCCATTCTGATCGTCGGCGAGACCGGCACGGGCAAGGGCCTCCTGGCCCAGGCGATCCACAGGAGCGGGCCGCGGGCCGGGGCGCCCTTCGTCCCCGTCAACTGCGCGGCCATCCCCGAGTCCCTGTTCGAGGCCGAGCTGTTCGGCTTCGAGCGGGGGGCCTTCACCGACGCCCGCCAGGCCAAGGCGGGGCTCCTGGAGACGGCCCACCGCGGCACGCTGTTCCTCGACGAGGTGGGGCTCATGCCCGGCGCGCTGCAGGGCAAGCTCCTCGATGCCCTGGAGACCGGCGCGGTCCGCCGCCTGGGAAGCACGCGGACTCAGAACGTGGACGTCTGGCTCCTGGCGGCAACCAACCTCGACCTGGTCGGTGCCGTGCGGGCGGGGCGCTTCCGCGAGGACCTCTACCACCGGCTGGCCGTCCTGACGGTGCGCCTGCCGCCGCTCCGCGAGCGCGACGGCGACGCGGTGCTGCTCGCCGAGCGGTTCCTCGGCGAGGCCTGCGCCACGGCCGGGGCCGGCGCGAAGCGCCTCTCCGCCGACGCGCGCGACGCCCTCCGGCGCTACCCGTGGCCCGGCAACGTGCGCGAGCTGCGCAACGTGATGGACCGGGTCGCGGCGCTGGCCGAGGGAGCCCTCGTGACCCCGTCCGACCTCGCCCTGACGCCCGACCCGCTCTCGTCGGCAGAGCCCCTGCCGGCGCCTCGACGGCGTCCGGAGCCTTCCCCGCGCCCGGCGACGTCCCACGCCCCGGACAGTGGCGACGCGACGACGCTGGCCCGCGCGCTCGAGGAGACCGGCTGGAACCTCTCTCGGACCGCCGCGCGGCTCGGGATCTCGCGGCACACCCTCCGGTACCGGATCGAGCTCAACCGCCTCCGGCGCACTCCCGCCGACGCGCCGCCTGGGCCGCCGCCACCCGCTGGGCCCACCAACCTCCCGCGCCCGCTCACCCGCTTCGTGGGGCGCACGCGCGAGCTGGATCAGGTGCAGCGGCTGGCCCGTGCGAGCCGCCTGCTCACCCTCACGGGCGCAGGCGGCGCCGGGAAGACCCGGCTCGCGCTGGAGTCGGCTGGCCGGCTCCTCGCGGAGTTTCCCGACGGCGCGTGGCTGGTCGAGCTGGGCACCCTCGCGGATCCGGCGCTCGTGCCGCGCGCCGTGGCGGCGGCACTGAGAGTGCGGGATGAGGCCGCCGGATCGCCCATTGACACCCTGGCAGAGGCGCTCCGCGACAAGCGGCTCCTCCTGGTGCTGGACAACTGCGAGCACCTGGTCGGGGCGTGCGCGGAGATGGCCGCGATGCTGCTCGAGGCGGGCCCCGGGGTGCGCATCCTGGCCACGAGCCGACAGCCCCTCGACGTCCCGGGTGAGGTGATCTGGCGGGTGCCAAGCCTGGCACTGCCGCCCCCGGACCGGCTACCGCCGCTCGACGAGCTGGCGCACTCGGAGGCGGTGGAGCTGTTCCTCGACCGCGCCGGCCACGTGCAGCCCGGCTTCAGCGTGACGGCCGAGAACGCCCTGGCCGTCGCCCAGATCTGCTATCGCCTCGACGGGATGCCGCTCGCGATCGAGATGGCCGCCGCGTCCCTCCGGGTCCTGGCCGTGGAGCAGATCAACGCCCGGCTCCACGACCGGTTCCGCCTCCTCGCCGGACGGAGCCGCAACGATGTGCCGCGCCAGCACACGCTGCGCGCGACCATGGAGTGGAGCCACGATCTCCTCTCGCCTGATGAGCGCTGCCTCCTGGCGCGGCTCGGGGTGTTCGCCGGGCCGTTCTCGCTGGAGGCCGCCGAGGGTGTGTGCGCGGGCGACGGGATCGAGCCGTCGGGCCTCCTGGAGGTCCTGACCCGGCTCGTGGACCAGTCGCTGGTGAGCGTCAGTGTCGCGCGCGGGGAGGCGCGCTACCGCCTGCTGGAGACGGTCCGCGCCTACGCCCGCGAGAAGCTCGGCGCCTCGGGGGAGGAGCGAGCACTCCGCGCCAGGCACCAGCAGTGGTACCGGGCCGCCGCGGCGCTCGCCCACCGGATGTTCGAGGAGGGGGCGCCGGAGGCCGGGCGGCTCGCCGTGCTGGAGCGGCTGGAGGCCGAGCACGCCGATGTCCTCGCGGCGCTCGCGTGGCGGGACGCCGAGCGGGAGGACGCGGAGGGGCGGCTCCGGCTCGGCGGCGCGCTGTGGCGGTTCTGGCTCTTCACCGGGCGCCGCGGCGAGGGCCGCGAGTGCCTCGAGCGGGTGCTGGCGGAGACTCCACCCGGAGTCTCCGCGGCGCGCGCCGACGCGCTCACCGCTGCCGGGATGCTGGCTCGCGCCCAGGGGGACTACGCGGGCGCGGCAGCCCACCATGAGACGGCACTGGCGATGCGGCAGGCCCTGGGGGACCCGCGCGAGGTCGCCCTCTCCCTCGGGAACCTGGCCGTGGTCGCCCACGACCGGGGCGAGTACGAGCGCGCAACAGCGCTCCTGGAGGAGGCCCTCCCGCTCCTGGCCGAGCCAGGCAGCCGCTTCCGCCGGGCCATCGCGCTCAACAACCTCGGGCGCACCGCGCGATTCCGGGGCGACTTTGCCCGGGCGACGAATCTCACCGAGGAGGGCCTGCGGCTGTTCCGGGACATGGGCCACCGCTACGGGATCGCGGCCGCGCTCCACGGGCTGGCCGACCTCGCGCAGTGTGAAGGCGATCTGGAGCGGTCGGCGACCCTTTACGAGGAAAGCCTCGCGCTCAGGCGGGCCGTGGGGCATCAGCCGGGCATCGCCATCTCCCTGAACGGCCTCGGCGCCCTGGCGCGGCGCCAGGGCGACCTCGCGCGCGCCTCCCGGCTCTGCGACGAGAGCCTGGTCCTCCGCCGGGCGCTCGGGGACCGGCGCGGCGTCGCGGTGAGCCTCGGAAGCCTGGCGCGCATCGCGCGCGACGAGGGCGACCTGTCACGGGCGGGCGCGCTCTGCGGGGAGAGCCTGGACCTGCACCGGGGCCTGGCGAACCCGGTGGGCATGGCGGCCGGGCTCGAGACGATGGCAGCGGTGGCGGCCGACCGCGGGGAGCCGATCCGGGCGGCGTGGCTCCTCGGCGCGGCGACGGCGCTCAGGGAAACCATCGGCGCGCCCTTGTCCCCGAGCGCGCGTCAGGAGCGCGACGGCGACGCGGCCCGCGCCCGCGCGGCGTGCGGCGACGTGGCCTTCGCCTCGGCCTGGGACCAGGGTCGGGGAGCGCCGCTGGAGCGGGCCATCGCCGTGGCGCGGGGCCGGGATGCCGGTATCGGCCCGGCCGGCGGCTGA
- a CDS encoding glutamine synthetase — translation MDPQGLEPLIRKGEVDTVLAVFPDGLGRLLGKRVVGRYFLDHVLSDGVHACIYLFTVDMEMEPLPGFKLTSWERGYGDMKLVPDLRTWRLVPWLPKTALVFCDVYTEEGEPIEEAPRWVLRRQVERAARAGYVVKTASELELYLFRESFDEARARRYHGLTPVSGYLEDYHILQTSREEGLVRTIRNHMEAAGVPVEFSKGEWGRGQEEINLRYAEALEMADRHVLYKHGVKEIAWQQGSSVTFMAKYDMGAAGSSCHLHSSLWDRSGRRSLFALKGSRQGTPLFQHWLAGQLAMARELAYFYAPTVNSYKRYQAGSFAPTRIACGWDNRTCGFRLCGEGASFRLENRIPGADANPYLAFAATIAAGLHGIARKLKPPKPYEGNAYEDTELAQVPKTLREALDQLAGSRVAREAFGARVVEHYLHHGRLEQQAFDQSVTDWELLRLFERI, via the coding sequence GTGGACCCGCAGGGGCTCGAGCCGCTGATCCGGAAGGGCGAGGTGGACACCGTCCTCGCCGTTTTTCCCGACGGGCTCGGCCGCCTCCTGGGCAAGCGGGTGGTCGGGCGCTACTTCCTCGACCATGTGCTGTCGGACGGCGTCCATGCCTGCATCTACCTCTTCACGGTGGACATGGAGATGGAGCCGCTGCCCGGCTTCAAGCTCACGTCGTGGGAGCGCGGCTACGGCGACATGAAGCTCGTGCCTGACCTGCGCACCTGGCGTCTCGTCCCCTGGCTGCCGAAGACGGCGCTGGTCTTCTGCGACGTCTACACCGAGGAGGGCGAGCCGATCGAGGAGGCGCCGCGCTGGGTGCTCAGGCGGCAGGTGGAGCGCGCCGCCCGGGCAGGCTATGTGGTGAAGACGGCCTCGGAGCTGGAGCTCTACCTCTTTCGCGAGTCCTTCGACGAGGCCCGCGCCAGGCGGTACCACGGCCTCACGCCCGTCTCCGGCTACCTCGAGGACTACCACATCCTGCAGACCTCCAGGGAGGAGGGGCTGGTGCGGACCATCCGCAACCACATGGAGGCGGCGGGCGTCCCCGTGGAGTTCTCCAAGGGCGAGTGGGGGCGCGGGCAGGAGGAGATCAACCTCCGCTACGCCGAGGCGCTCGAGATGGCGGACCGCCACGTGCTCTACAAGCACGGCGTCAAGGAGATCGCCTGGCAGCAGGGCTCGTCGGTGACCTTCATGGCGAAGTACGACATGGGCGCCGCGGGGTCGTCCTGTCACCTGCACTCCTCGCTCTGGGATCGGAGCGGCCGGCGGAGCCTCTTCGCGCTGAAGGGCTCGCGCCAGGGCACGCCGCTCTTCCAGCACTGGCTCGCAGGGCAGCTGGCCATGGCGCGGGAGCTGGCGTACTTCTACGCGCCCACGGTCAACTCCTACAAGCGCTACCAGGCCGGCTCCTTCGCCCCGACCCGCATCGCCTGCGGCTGGGACAACCGGACCTGCGGTTTCCGGCTCTGCGGCGAGGGGGCGAGCTTCCGGCTGGAGAACCGCATCCCGGGGGCCGACGCCAACCCCTACCTGGCCTTCGCCGCGACCATCGCCGCGGGGCTTCACGGCATCGCCCGGAAGCTCAAGCCGCCGAAGCCGTACGAGGGCAACGCCTACGAGGACACGGAGCTGGCCCAGGTGCCGAAGACGCTCCGGGAGGCGCTGGACCAGCTGGCCGGCTCCCGCGTCGCGCGCGAGGCCTTCGGGGCCCGGGTCGTCGAGCACTACCTCCACCACGGACGGCTCGAGCAGCAGGCCTTCGACCAGTCCGTCACCGACTGGGAACTGCTCCGCCTGTTCGAGCGCATATAG
- a CDS encoding site-2 protease family protein — translation MPLWPFRRRRPSAAGAVPPEALLVTADLLRRNVEDVFVVRESGARGHAFLFGGELLVTPRRARDLLEARLRPHGYTPFLSRDRGLTWIQALPLGDVTAPARPAVNVVLFLLTLLSTLMAGSLVAGSLPFATFDPLVAPRRLLDGLPFAATLLAILGTHEFGHYFTARAYGASVSLPYFIPAPPPLFLFGTLGAVIRMRSPARDRNSLFDIAAAGPLAGLGVALPALWLGLGWSRVGVVPESGAMAFGDSLLLRAMTYLMFGRLPEGMDVFIHPVALAGWVGLFVTALNLFPVGQLDGGRIAYALFGGHHRRVSVGTVLALLLLGAVTGSANWFVFAGLVTFLIGFHHAPPLDDLTPLSRGRYAVGLVCLLLLVLLIPPIPFHMS, via the coding sequence ATGCCGCTCTGGCCCTTCCGCCGCCGCCGGCCATCTGCCGCCGGCGCCGTCCCGCCGGAGGCGCTTCTCGTCACGGCAGACCTCCTGCGACGCAACGTGGAGGACGTCTTCGTCGTGCGGGAAAGCGGGGCCCGCGGGCACGCCTTCCTCTTCGGCGGGGAGCTGCTGGTGACGCCACGCCGGGCGCGCGATCTCCTGGAAGCGCGGCTCAGGCCCCACGGGTACACGCCGTTCCTGAGCCGCGACCGGGGGCTGACCTGGATCCAGGCCCTGCCTCTGGGGGACGTCACCGCGCCCGCGCGCCCCGCCGTGAACGTGGTCCTGTTCCTGCTGACGTTGCTCTCGACCCTCATGGCCGGGTCGCTCGTGGCGGGCTCGCTGCCCTTCGCGACCTTCGACCCGCTGGTGGCGCCGCGCCGGCTGCTGGACGGCCTGCCCTTCGCGGCCACGCTGCTCGCCATCCTCGGTACCCACGAGTTCGGCCACTACTTCACGGCCCGCGCCTACGGGGCCTCGGTGAGCCTGCCCTACTTCATCCCGGCCCCGCCGCCCCTGTTCCTCTTCGGAACGCTCGGCGCGGTGATCCGCATGCGCTCGCCGGCGCGCGACCGGAACTCGCTCTTCGACATCGCGGCGGCCGGTCCCCTGGCGGGGCTCGGGGTGGCGCTCCCGGCGCTGTGGCTGGGGCTTGGCTGGTCGCGCGTCGGGGTCGTGCCCGAGAGCGGGGCCATGGCTTTCGGCGACTCCCTGCTCCTGCGGGCCATGACCTACCTGATGTTCGGGCGGCTCCCGGAGGGGATGGACGTCTTCATCCACCCCGTCGCCCTCGCCGGCTGGGTGGGGCTCTTCGTCACGGCGCTCAACCTGTTCCCGGTGGGGCAGCTCGACGGCGGGCGCATCGCCTACGCGCTCTTCGGCGGGCACCATCGGAGGGTGTCGGTGGGCACGGTCCTCGCGCTGCTGCTGCTCGGCGCCGTCACCGGCTCAGCCAACTGGTTCGTCTTCGCCGGCCTCGTCACCTTCCTCATCGGCTTTCACCACGCCCCGCCCCTCGACGACCTCACCCCGCTCAGCCGAGGGCGCTACGCGGTCGGGCTCGTCTGCCTGCTCCTGCTGGTGCTGCTCATCCCGCCAATCCCGTTTCACATGAGCTGA